A region of Streptomyces paludis DNA encodes the following proteins:
- a CDS encoding dihydrolipoamide acetyltransferase family protein: protein MAQVLEFKLPDLGEGLTEAEIVRWLVAVGDVVTVDQPVVEVETAKAMVEVPCPYGGVVTARYGEEGTELPVGAPLLTVAVGAAERTAAAPAPEAAPEVPPAPAPAAPSSPSSATAGGTSGSVLVGYGTSAPSSRRRRVRPPRGTASGGRPVNGTAPGPVPVVSPLVRRLAREHGVDLRTLTGSGRDGLILRCDVEQAIGQGVARTPAAPAMAPPAPVRAPAPAAALSGPALDADAVRVPLRGVRGAIADKLARSRREIPDATCWVDADATELMAARAAMNAAGGPKISVLALLARICVAALARHPGLNATVDPVAREIVRLPRVHLGFAAQTDRGLVVPVVRDAHSRSAESLSAEFARLTEAGRTGTLTPAELTGGTFTLNNYGVFGVDGSTPIINHPEAAMLGVGRIVPKPWVHQGELAVRQVVQLSLTFDHRVCDGGTAGGFLRYVADCVEQPAVLLRTL from the coding sequence ATGGCCCAGGTGCTGGAATTCAAACTGCCGGATCTCGGGGAAGGGCTGACCGAGGCCGAGATCGTGCGCTGGCTGGTCGCGGTGGGGGATGTCGTCACCGTCGATCAGCCGGTGGTCGAGGTCGAGACGGCCAAGGCGATGGTCGAGGTGCCCTGCCCCTACGGGGGTGTGGTGACCGCGCGCTACGGCGAGGAGGGCACGGAGCTGCCGGTGGGGGCGCCCCTGCTGACGGTGGCGGTGGGCGCGGCGGAGCGGACCGCGGCGGCCCCCGCGCCCGAAGCGGCGCCCGAGGTCCCGCCCGCGCCGGCCCCCGCGGCCCCTTCCTCCCCCTCCTCCGCCACCGCGGGCGGGACCTCGGGCAGTGTGCTGGTCGGGTACGGGACGAGCGCGCCGTCCTCCCGTCGGCGCCGGGTCCGGCCGCCGCGCGGGACGGCGTCCGGTGGCCGCCCGGTGAACGGCACGGCGCCGGGACCGGTCCCGGTGGTCTCGCCGCTGGTGCGCCGGCTCGCCCGCGAACACGGCGTCGATCTGCGGACGTTGACCGGCTCGGGACGGGACGGGCTGATCCTGCGCTGCGATGTCGAGCAGGCGATCGGGCAGGGCGTGGCGAGGACCCCGGCCGCGCCGGCCATGGCCCCGCCCGCGCCGGTCCGCGCGCCGGCCCCGGCGGCGGCCCTGTCCGGACCCGCACTTGACGCCGACGCGGTACGGGTGCCGCTGCGCGGGGTCCGGGGCGCGATCGCGGACAAGCTGGCCCGCAGCCGCCGCGAGATACCGGACGCGACATGCTGGGTCGACGCGGACGCGACGGAGCTGATGGCCGCCAGGGCGGCGATGAACGCCGCCGGTGGCCCGAAGATCTCGGTGCTCGCCCTGCTGGCCAGGATCTGTGTCGCCGCGCTCGCCCGCCACCCCGGACTCAACGCGACCGTGGACCCGGTGGCCCGGGAGATCGTGCGGCTGCCCCGGGTGCATCTCGGGTTCGCCGCTCAGACGGACCGGGGGCTGGTCGTCCCCGTCGTACGGGACGCTCACAGCCGCTCCGCGGAGTCGCTGAGCGCCGAGTTCGCGCGGCTGACGGAGGCGGGCCGGACGGGCACACTGACACCGGCCGAGCTGACCGGCGGCACCTTCACGCTCAACAACTACGGGGTGTTCGGCGTCGACGGTTCCACGCCGATCATCAACCACCCCGAGGCGGCGATGCTCGGCGTCGGCCGGATCGTGCCCAAACCATGGGTGCACCAGGGCGAGCTGGCCGTACGTCAGGTGGTCCAGCTGTCGCTCACCTTCGACCACCGGGTCTGCGACGGCGGTACGGCGGGCGGCTTCCTGCGGTACGTGGCGGACTGCGTCGAACAGCCGGCGGTGCTGCTGCGCACGCTCTGA
- a CDS encoding NTP transferase domain-containing protein, protein MTAYDAVVLAGGAARRLGGADKPGVRVGGRALLDRVLTACAGADSTVVVGGARPTARPVRWAREEPPGGGPLAALDAGVRAIAAGTGTVLVLSADLPFLDRPTVRLLIGTLGTTGAEAALLVDADGRDQPLVAAYRAEPLRREIALLRAEYGSLAGLPLRLLTQELDCARAEADPFASFDCDTWEDISTARARIREHGTVLDEWITAVKDELGIELDVDTGLLLDLARDAAHGVARPAAPLTTFLVGYAAGRAAGDGPEAVAEAARKAAALAQRWADETEAGGTGASGTGADAG, encoded by the coding sequence ATGACCGCCTATGACGCCGTCGTGCTCGCCGGAGGCGCCGCCCGGCGGCTCGGCGGGGCTGACAAACCAGGAGTACGGGTCGGCGGCCGGGCGCTCCTCGACCGGGTGCTGACGGCCTGTGCGGGAGCGGACAGCACCGTGGTCGTCGGCGGCGCACGGCCCACGGCGCGGCCGGTGCGATGGGCACGCGAGGAGCCGCCCGGCGGCGGCCCGCTCGCCGCGCTCGACGCGGGGGTACGGGCCATCGCCGCGGGCACCGGGACCGTACTGGTCCTCTCGGCGGATCTGCCGTTCCTCGACCGCCCGACGGTCCGTCTGCTGATCGGCACCCTCGGCACCACCGGCGCGGAAGCGGCGCTGCTCGTCGACGCCGACGGCCGTGACCAGCCGCTGGTCGCCGCCTACCGTGCCGAGCCGCTGCGCCGGGAGATCGCCCTGCTCCGGGCCGAGTACGGAAGCCTCGCCGGGCTGCCGCTGCGGCTGCTGACCCAGGAACTCGACTGCGCGCGGGCCGAGGCCGACCCGTTCGCCTCCTTCGACTGCGACACCTGGGAGGACATCTCCACGGCCCGGGCACGCATCAGAGAGCATGGGACCGTGCTGGACGAATGGATCACCGCAGTCAAGGACGAACTCGGCATCGAACTGGATGTCGACACCGGCCTCCTTCTCGACCTCGCCCGCGACGCCGCGCACGGCGTCGCCCGGCCCGCCGCGCCGCTGACGACCTTCCTGGTCGGTTACGCGGCGGGCCGGGCCGCCGGGGACGGCCCCGAAGCCGTCGCCGAGGCGGCGCGCAAGGCCGCCGCGCTCGCCCAGCGCTGGGCGGACGAGACAGAAGCCGGCGGGACAGGGGCCAGCGGGACGGGGGCCGACGCCGGATGA
- a CDS encoding molybdopterin molybdotransferase MoeA, translating to MTGHDGEADGTGRSAGTGESTGPAETAGLDAIPGIDDVLALVGREPVVARARGGDAAHSSPRSPNSPRPAGSDRSGAPADGPREGRRERHRAASWATARALAARAGRSARPGPTPGRVPLDQALGRALAEPLSALTDLPSFDTSAMDGWAVSGPGPWSVRSAEPPSGPAGPAGTESVDAGILAGHGRSAALADGTAVRIATGARVPPDTTAVIRSEHARVDATGHLHAGRAVTQGQDIRPRGQECRSGDRLLPAGVPVTPAVLGLAAAAGYDELLTVPRPRVEVLVLGDELLAGGIPHDGLIRDALGPMIAPWLRALGAEVIATRRLGDDAEALYGAITASEADLILSTGGTAAGPVDHVHPVLARVGAELLVDGVAVRPGHPMLLAALPSGRYLVGLPGNPLAAVSGLLTLAEPLLRALAGRAPRPPYHAPLRDAVPGHPHDTRLVPFVHHDEGLVPLRFHGPAMLRGIAAADGLAVVAPGGARSGDELEVLDLPWTASVDGGCFT from the coding sequence ATGACCGGCCACGACGGCGAAGCGGACGGGACGGGACGGTCCGCCGGGACCGGGGAATCCACCGGACCGGCCGAAACCGCCGGGCTCGACGCGATCCCCGGCATCGATGATGTCCTCGCGCTGGTGGGCAGAGAGCCGGTCGTGGCCCGCGCTCGGGGCGGGGACGCCGCGCACTCCTCCCCGCGCTCCCCGAACTCCCCGCGCCCGGCCGGCTCGGACCGGTCCGGCGCTCCGGCGGACGGCCCGCGCGAGGGCCGCCGGGAGCGCCACCGCGCCGCGTCATGGGCGACCGCCCGCGCGCTCGCGGCCCGCGCCGGCCGATCCGCGCGCCCGGGGCCGACGCCGGGGCGCGTACCTCTCGACCAGGCCCTGGGCCGGGCCCTCGCCGAGCCGCTGTCCGCGCTCACCGACCTGCCGTCCTTCGACACCTCCGCCATGGACGGCTGGGCGGTTTCCGGGCCGGGCCCCTGGTCCGTACGGTCCGCGGAACCACCGTCAGGGCCAGCGGGACCGGCGGGGACCGAGTCCGTCGACGCGGGGATCCTGGCCGGTCACGGCCGGTCGGCGGCGCTCGCCGACGGCACCGCCGTACGGATCGCCACCGGCGCCCGGGTCCCGCCCGACACCACCGCCGTGATCCGCAGCGAGCACGCCCGCGTCGATGCCACCGGCCATCTCCACGCCGGGCGCGCGGTGACCCAGGGGCAGGACATCCGGCCGCGCGGCCAGGAGTGCCGTTCCGGTGACCGGCTGCTGCCCGCCGGAGTCCCGGTCACCCCCGCGGTCCTGGGGCTGGCCGCCGCCGCCGGCTACGACGAGCTGCTCACCGTCCCGCGCCCGCGCGTCGAGGTGCTGGTCCTCGGCGATGAACTGCTCGCCGGGGGAATCCCCCACGACGGGCTGATCCGCGATGCCCTGGGCCCGATGATCGCGCCGTGGCTGCGCGCCCTGGGCGCCGAGGTCATCGCCACCCGCCGGCTCGGTGATGACGCGGAGGCGCTGTACGGGGCGATCACCGCGTCCGAGGCCGATCTGATCCTCAGCACGGGCGGTACGGCGGCGGGGCCGGTCGACCATGTCCATCCGGTGCTCGCGCGGGTCGGCGCCGAGCTGCTGGTGGACGGCGTCGCCGTACGCCCCGGCCACCCCATGCTGCTGGCCGCGCTGCCGTCCGGCCGGTATCTGGTGGGGCTGCCCGGCAATCCGCTCGCCGCCGTCTCCGGGCTGCTGACGCTTGCCGAACCCCTGCTGCGGGCACTGGCCGGGCGGGCACCCCGGCCCCCGTACCACGCGCCCCTGCGCGACGCGGTGCCCGGCCATCCGCACGACACCCGGCTTGTGCCCTTCGTCCACCATGACGAGGGGCTGGTGCCGCTGCGTTTCCATGGGCCTGCCATGCTGCGCGGTATCGCTGCCGCGGATGGACTCGCGGTCGTCGCGCCGGGTGGCGCGCGGTCCGGCGATGAACTGGAAGTTCTCGACCTGCCCTGGACGGCATCGGTCGATGGAGGGTGTTTCACGTGA
- a CDS encoding potassium channel family protein — translation MARRADEYLVTAPVKLPRRTVVRPLRQVSRRLLMALFVLALTVFIVYVDREGYHDNADSSVDFLDSVYYATVTLSTTGYGDIVPYSSGARLANVLLVTPLRVLFLIILVGTTLEVLTERTREEWRLNRWRSNLRDHTVIVGYGTKGRSAMQTLCATGLKKEQIVIVDPSSKVIEAANAEGFVGIIGDATRSDVLLRAELQRARQIVIATQRDDTAVLVALTARQLNRAAKIVAAVREEENAPLLRQSGADAVITSASAAGRLLGLSVLSPSAGTVMEDLIHQGSGLDLIERPVIKAEVGRNVRETDDLVVTVLRGHRLIGYDDPAASPLQLTDRLITIVRADNPAESGY, via the coding sequence ATGGCCAGGCGAGCGGACGAATATCTGGTCACGGCGCCGGTGAAGCTGCCGCGCCGCACGGTCGTACGGCCGTTGCGGCAGGTCAGCAGACGCCTTCTGATGGCGCTGTTCGTGCTGGCCCTGACCGTGTTCATCGTCTATGTCGACCGAGAGGGCTACCACGACAACGCGGACAGCTCGGTCGATTTCCTCGACTCCGTCTACTACGCGACCGTCACGCTCTCCACCACGGGATACGGCGACATCGTCCCGTACAGCTCCGGTGCGCGGCTGGCCAATGTACTGCTGGTGACCCCGCTGCGGGTCCTCTTCCTCATCATCCTGGTCGGTACGACTCTTGAGGTGCTCACCGAACGCACCCGCGAGGAGTGGCGGCTGAACCGCTGGAGGTCCAACTTGCGTGACCACACCGTCATCGTCGGCTATGGCACCAAGGGACGCTCGGCGATGCAGACCCTCTGTGCCACGGGTCTGAAGAAGGAACAGATCGTTATCGTCGACCCGTCCAGCAAGGTGATCGAGGCGGCCAACGCCGAAGGGTTTGTGGGCATCATCGGCGATGCGACCCGGAGCGATGTGCTGCTGAGGGCCGAACTCCAGCGCGCCCGGCAGATCGTTATCGCCACCCAGCGCGATGACACGGCGGTACTGGTGGCGCTGACCGCGCGTCAGCTCAACCGCGCCGCGAAGATCGTCGCCGCGGTACGCGAGGAGGAGAACGCGCCGCTGCTCCGCCAGTCGGGCGCGGACGCGGTGATCACCAGCGCCAGCGCGGCCGGCCGGCTGCTCGGCCTGTCCGTGCTCAGCCCCAGCGCCGGCACGGTGATGGAGGATTTGATCCACCAGGGCAGCGGCCTCGACCTCATCGAACGCCCTGTCATAAAGGCCGAGGTGGGGCGGAACGTCCGGGAGACCGACGACCTGGTGGTGACCGTGCTGCGCGGGCACCGGCTGATCGGCTACGACGACCCGGCGGCGAGCCCGCTCCAGCTGACCGACCGTCTGATCACCATCGTCCGCGCCGACAACCCGGCCGAATCGGGCTACTGA
- a CDS encoding NAD(P)H-quinone oxidoreductase yields the protein MHAITIPQPGGPEALVWAEVPDPVPGEGEVLVEVVASAVNRADLLQRQGFYDPPPGASPYPGLECAGRVTALGPGVSGWAVGDEVCALLAGGGYAEQVAVPIGQLLPVPEGVDLATAAALPEVAATVWSNVFMISHLRPGETLLVHGGASGIGTMAIQLGKAVGARVAVTAGGPDKLARCAELGADILIDYREQDFVAEIAKATDGAGADVILDIVGAKYLDRNIRALAVNGRLAVIGLQGGAKGELSLGALLSKRAAITATSLRARPQAEKAAIIAAVREHVWPLIADGRVRPVVDRTLPMTEAAEAHRALEASTHIGKLLLTAP from the coding sequence ATGCATGCGATCACGATTCCGCAACCCGGTGGCCCCGAGGCGCTTGTATGGGCCGAGGTGCCCGATCCCGTACCAGGCGAGGGCGAAGTCCTTGTCGAGGTCGTCGCCAGCGCGGTGAACCGCGCCGATCTGCTCCAGCGGCAGGGCTTCTACGACCCGCCGCCCGGCGCCTCCCCGTACCCCGGTCTGGAGTGCGCGGGCCGTGTCACCGCGCTCGGCCCGGGGGTCTCGGGCTGGGCCGTCGGGGACGAGGTGTGCGCCCTGCTGGCCGGTGGGGGCTACGCCGAGCAGGTCGCCGTCCCCATCGGCCAGCTGCTGCCCGTACCCGAGGGGGTGGACCTGGCCACGGCCGCCGCGCTGCCCGAGGTGGCCGCGACCGTCTGGTCCAACGTCTTCATGATCTCCCATCTGCGGCCGGGCGAGACGCTGCTCGTACACGGCGGGGCGAGCGGGATCGGCACCATGGCCATCCAGCTGGGGAAGGCTGTCGGCGCGCGGGTCGCGGTCACGGCGGGCGGCCCGGACAAGCTGGCGCGCTGCGCCGAGCTGGGCGCGGACATCCTGATCGACTATCGCGAGCAGGACTTCGTGGCGGAGATCGCCAAGGCCACGGACGGCGCGGGGGCCGATGTCATCCTCGACATCGTCGGCGCGAAGTATCTGGACCGGAACATCCGGGCGCTGGCCGTGAACGGCCGTCTCGCGGTGATCGGTCTCCAGGGCGGCGCGAAGGGCGAACTCTCCCTCGGCGCCCTGCTGAGCAAGCGCGCCGCCATCACGGCGACCTCGCTGCGCGCCCGTCCGCAGGCCGAGAAGGCGGCGATCATCGCCGCCGTACGGGAGCATGTCTGGCCGCTCATCGCCGACGGCCGGGTCCGGCCCGTCGTGGACCGGACCCTGCCGATGACGGAGGCGGCGGAGGCGCACCGCGCCCTGGAGGCCAGTACGCACATCGGCAAGCTGCTGCTGACCGCGCCCTGA
- a CDS encoding bacterial proteasome activator family protein, translating into MEMPRNERSQESPHVLVVGQDGMALGAGGADGESREIPVTEMVEQPAKVMRIGSMIKQLLEEVRAAPLDEASRVRLKEIHAGSVKELEDGLAPELVEELERLSLPFTDEAIPSEAELRIAQAQLVGWLEGLFHGIQTALFAQQMAARAQLEQMRRALPPGSIQEDDSEQGHGAIRSGPYL; encoded by the coding sequence ATGGAGATGCCGAGGAACGAACGGTCGCAGGAGAGTCCCCATGTCCTCGTAGTGGGGCAGGACGGGATGGCGCTCGGCGCCGGGGGAGCCGACGGCGAGTCGCGCGAGATCCCGGTGACGGAAATGGTCGAACAGCCGGCAAAGGTCATGCGCATCGGCAGCATGATCAAGCAGCTTCTGGAGGAAGTCCGCGCGGCACCTCTGGACGAGGCCAGCCGGGTACGGCTGAAGGAGATCCACGCCGGCTCGGTGAAGGAGCTGGAGGACGGGCTCGCCCCCGAGCTGGTCGAGGAGCTGGAGCGGCTCTCGCTCCCGTTCACCGACGAGGCCATCCCCTCGGAGGCGGAGCTGCGGATCGCGCAGGCCCAGCTGGTGGGGTGGCTGGAGGGTCTCTTCCACGGGATCCAGACGGCGCTGTTCGCGCAGCAGATGGCGGCCAGGGCCCAGCTGGAGCAGATGCGGCGTGCTCTGCCGCCCGGTTCCATCCAGGAGGACGACAGCGAGCAGGGGCACGGCGCGATCCGCTCGGGACCGTATCTCTAG